One segment of Diaphorobacter sp. HDW4B DNA contains the following:
- a CDS encoding TetR/AcrR family transcriptional regulator, with protein sequence MDKEAAILDGALALLEAHGPAGLTTRAVCEAAGIKAPTLYHYFGDKDGLERAVIRRGLADFMRLKQQTKPLADPLEQLRDGWDVALEFALKRPALYALVSQHARTEPELLADAYALMQSRVQRLVDMGRLQGPVDHAARGIWAASQGALSLLFLGTSRKDVEAVSDLLFNAVIDRLSKAHP encoded by the coding sequence ATGGACAAAGAAGCGGCGATTCTGGATGGGGCGTTGGCGCTCCTTGAGGCGCATGGGCCAGCGGGACTGACCACGCGCGCGGTGTGCGAGGCCGCTGGGATCAAGGCGCCCACGCTCTACCATTACTTCGGCGACAAGGACGGTTTGGAGCGGGCCGTCATTCGGCGCGGGCTCGCTGACTTCATGCGACTCAAGCAGCAGACCAAGCCACTTGCCGACCCCCTCGAGCAACTTCGCGATGGATGGGATGTGGCTCTTGAGTTCGCACTGAAGCGGCCCGCACTCTATGCATTGGTCTCTCAACATGCCCGCACTGAACCGGAGCTGCTCGCCGACGCATATGCGCTGATGCAGTCCCGCGTGCAGCGGCTGGTGGACATGGGCCGCCTCCAAGGACCCGTCGATCACGCGGCGCGTGGCATTTGGGCGGCGTCTCAAGGAGCACTGTCATTGCTGTTTCTCGGCACGTCGCGAAAGGACGTCGAAGCAGTGAGTGATCTGCTGTTCAATGCCGTCATCGACAGGCTGTCGAAAGCGCACCCTTGA